Proteins encoded by one window of Enterobacter pseudoroggenkampii:
- a CDS encoding ABC transporter ATP-binding protein — MTYAVEFNNVSRLYGDVRAVDGVTIAIRDGEFFSMLGPSGSGKTTCLRLIAGFEQLSGGTISIFGKEASELPPWERDVNTVFQDYALFPHMSILDNVAYGLMVKGVDKKKRHAQARDALEKVGLSFAVARKPSQLSGGQRQRVAIARALVNEPRVLLLDEPLGALDLKLREQMQFELKKLQQELGITFIFVTHDQGEALSMSDRVAVFNNGRIEQVDTPRDLYMRPRTPFVAGFVGTSNVFDAGLAQKICGMEGSYSLRPEHIRLNEGGDVQVQGVVQAVQYQGAATRLELKLADGAKLLVSQANLSETSSLSGIAPGQAVMASWSREAMIRLHEER; from the coding sequence ATGACGTACGCGGTCGAGTTTAACAATGTTTCCCGCCTGTACGGCGACGTCCGGGCGGTGGATGGGGTCACCATTGCGATTCGTGACGGAGAGTTTTTCTCCATGCTGGGGCCTTCGGGCTCTGGCAAAACCACCTGCCTGCGTCTGATCGCCGGCTTCGAACAGCTGTCAGGCGGCACGATCTCTATCTTTGGCAAAGAGGCGAGCGAGCTGCCTCCCTGGGAGCGGGATGTAAACACCGTGTTTCAGGACTACGCGCTGTTCCCGCATATGTCGATCCTCGACAATGTCGCCTACGGGCTAATGGTCAAAGGCGTCGACAAGAAAAAACGCCATGCCCAGGCCCGTGATGCCCTGGAAAAAGTGGGCCTCAGCTTTGCCGTTGCCCGCAAACCTTCTCAACTTTCCGGCGGCCAGCGTCAGCGTGTCGCCATTGCCCGCGCGCTGGTGAATGAACCGCGCGTCCTGCTGCTGGACGAGCCTTTAGGGGCGCTCGATCTCAAGCTGCGGGAACAGATGCAGTTTGAGCTGAAGAAGCTTCAGCAGGAACTTGGTATCACCTTTATTTTTGTCACCCACGATCAGGGCGAGGCCCTTTCCATGTCAGATCGGGTGGCGGTGTTCAATAACGGGCGCATCGAGCAGGTGGATACCCCGCGCGATCTCTACATGCGTCCACGCACGCCGTTTGTTGCCGGTTTTGTCGGCACCTCTAACGTCTTCGATGCGGGCCTTGCGCAGAAAATATGCGGCATGGAAGGCAGCTATTCCCTGCGCCCGGAACATATTCGCCTTAATGAGGGCGGAGACGTTCAGGTTCAGGGCGTCGTGCAGGCCGTTCAGTATCAGGGGGCGGCCACGCGTCTGGAGCTAAAGCTCGCCGATGGTGCCAAACTGCTGGTGAGCCAGGCTAATCTCAGTGAAACCTCGTCGCTGAGCGGCATTGCGCCGGGGCAGGCGGTCATGGCGTCATGGTCACGCGAGGCGATGATTCGCCTGCACGAGGAGAGGTGA
- a CDS encoding ABC transporter permease produces MSVAHPPASRGRLSRMTALFWRKPSLGLFLLLLAPLMWFGIVYLGSLLTLLWQGFYTFDDFTMAVTPDLTLANILALFNPANYDIILRTLTMAIAVTIASAILAFPMAWYMARFTRGKWKAFFYIAVMLPMWASYIVKAYAWTLLLAKDGVAQWFLSHMGLEPILTSLLTLPSIGGNTLSTSGLGRFLVFVYIWLPFMILPVQAALERLPASLLQASADLGARPRQTFRYVVLPLAIPGIAAGSIFTFSLTLGDFIVPQLVGPPGYFIGNMVYSQQGAIGNMPMAAAFTLVPIVLISLYLAFVKRLGAFDAL; encoded by the coding sequence ATGAGTGTCGCGCATCCTCCCGCCTCGCGCGGCCGCTTAAGCCGCATGACCGCACTGTTCTGGCGCAAGCCGTCGCTCGGCCTGTTCCTGCTTCTGCTCGCGCCGCTGATGTGGTTTGGCATCGTCTATTTAGGATCGCTGCTGACGCTGCTGTGGCAGGGGTTTTACACCTTTGACGATTTCACCATGGCCGTCACGCCGGACCTGACCCTGGCGAACATTCTGGCGCTCTTCAACCCGGCAAACTACGACATCATCCTGCGCACGTTAACGATGGCGATTGCGGTGACCATTGCCAGCGCTATCCTGGCATTCCCGATGGCGTGGTACATGGCACGATTCACCCGCGGCAAGTGGAAAGCGTTTTTCTATATCGCCGTGATGCTGCCAATGTGGGCGAGCTACATCGTCAAAGCCTATGCCTGGACGCTGCTGCTGGCGAAGGACGGGGTAGCGCAGTGGTTTCTTAGTCATATGGGGCTGGAGCCGATCCTGACCTCACTCCTTACGCTCCCGTCAATTGGCGGCAACACCTTGTCCACCTCCGGGCTGGGACGGTTTCTGGTCTTCGTCTATATCTGGCTGCCGTTTATGATCCTGCCGGTCCAGGCGGCGCTGGAACGCCTGCCGGCCTCGCTGCTGCAGGCCTCAGCCGACCTTGGCGCGCGTCCTCGCCAGACTTTTCGCTATGTCGTTCTGCCGCTGGCCATTCCGGGCATTGCGGCGGGCTCAATCTTCACCTTTTCTCTGACGCTGGGAGATTTCATCGTTCCGCAGCTGGTGGGGCCGCCGGGCTACTTCATCGGTAACATGGTCTACTCGCAGCAGGGTGCCATTGGCAACATGCCCATGGCCGCCGCGTTCACGCTGGTGCCCATCGTGCTGATTTCTCTTTATCTGGCGTTCGTGAAACGTCTGGGAGCATTCGATGCACTCTGA